DNA from Onychomys torridus chromosome 1, mOncTor1.1, whole genome shotgun sequence:
AGGCTTTGAGTGATGGAAACAGGGAGTCTGAGATGGCTCTAGAGACAGAGCCCAGGCCTGAAGTCCCATTGCTAGTTTCTCCTGGAAGCCCCTGGCCTCGCCTCGGCCACTGTGCACACCACTCCAGAACCTATGCATTTATCCATCTGACGTTTCTCCTCCACCAGGCAGATGGCCCTCTCCTACTTCACAGCCACTACTACTGCGGTAGCCACTGCAGTGGGCATGAATATGTGGACAAAGGTATGTATGGCCAGGGCGGCTGTGGGCACAgtggccaccagagggcagcagagTTCTAGAGAAACCAGCTTTGGCTCATTGCAGGAGTTGAGGATCCCAGAGTGGATGTCTGGGCATGTCACTAGCAATGCTTACCTGCCTCTGTTCCTGATAATCCAAAGCCTTTTCTACCCCCACCTTCGCATGAGCTTGAGTAACTTCCATTATTCCCTGCCTCCAACAGAGAGCCCCACCCTTGGTGGGCCGATGGGTGCCCTTTGCCGCTGTGGCTGCAGCTAATTGTGTCAATATCCCAATGATGCGACAGCAGTGAGTAAAGGGAGCCTTGTTCTTCTTCTCCACCGAAGAAGGGTTAGCTGGGGAGGGAAGGACCGACAAGACCAGTGGGCCCAGCCTCTGAACGGTCCTCAAGGGCTGCCCTTCCTCTGGTGGCCCAGAGAATGGTGATATAAATACAGTGTGTCGTGTGTTAAGTGAGGCGGATTGAGCATGGACAGATGGATAGGACATTTTTTATTGgcggtgctgggattgaaccctgTGCCtcatgcgtgctaggcaagcgctctacccctaACACTGCACCCTGGATCCTGTCAGAGCTGTGAACTCTCCCCTCCTCAAGCTCTTAGACCGCTGacggagggaaaggggaagatcAGCTAATGCTGGCACAACCGGGTGCTTGGATTGGAGAAGCAGGGAGGAGGTGGCCACGCCTAGGAGCCGGCTAAGCTCTCCTCAGAAGGGGACACAGAGActgcttctgtcttctttctgagttttttttttttttttttaagagagggacTCACTTTGTATCCTCGGCTGACTtgggagcttgctctgtagatcaagctggccttggacttacagagatccatctgcttctgcctcccaggttctgggattaaaggtgtgcaccaccaccgcctggctaaagattttgtttttaattatgtgtacgtatgtgtacgtatgtgtgggtatgtgcacatgagtgcaggtgcccactgaGACTGGACTCAGTGGTTCAAACTCTCCTGGAGTTGTAgtgagcttcctgatgtgggtgttgggaactgaacttgggtcctcttcaaaaacagtaagtgctcttgacctctgggctgtctctccagtgctatttttgttttgtgagacagggtctcactatgtggttctggttggcctggaactcactgtgcaggccaggctggccttgagtttgcattgatctctgcctctggagcactGGGGCTGCTGCCGTGCGCTACAGGAATGGctgcctcttttttctctttgccaCACTGGGTGTTGAGCCCAGAGGCTTGTGCACACTAGCCAAGGGTGACTGTGGAGCTGCATCTGCAGCCCaccttctgtttctttgctttttctctgtgtatttttctaGAATACATGTGTCATAAGGACTGGTTATCTTTGACGCCATCATTGTCTGCATCTGCAGCCACATTTTGTTGGCAAGTGGAGGTTTACCACAGTAGCCCCTGGAGAGAGCAGAGCGCTTGCCAGAATCATGCCGGCACATCCTTccactctgctttcctttcttggCCTTACTCTCCAACTGGGGAGCTTGTCTGAGAACAGAAAAGCTACTATTTGGGGAGTGGATACTAAGTCGGCACTGGACTTAGAGCTTGGCCAGTAGCTCGTACAATTCTCACTAGGTTCCATAAGTAGGTGCCAGGGTTATCCTCATTCTCCACATGAGGGAAAACTGAGGCTTTAGAAGGGTAAAGACTATCCTCAAGGTCACACATATGACCTGCAGCTTCAGGAGTCCGCCATGGCAGTGGAGCTGGGGCTGGCTTTCTTGGCCACTGCTCAGGGTCACTTCTGAGGTACCATTCACAGGAGTGAAGAAGGGAGACtgtgagattctttttttttttaaatgtatacagtgttctgcctgcatgtgtgccttcaggccagaagagggcaccagatctcattacagatggttgtgagccaccgtgtggttgctgggaattgaactcaggacctttgtaagagcagttggtgcttttaacctctgagccatctctccagccaagaaGGGAGGCTGAAGGGCCAGGCTGCAGGAGGGGTTTCCTAGAGCTTCGGTTCCTGATGTGGGAATTACGCCAGACGGATTCTCAGCAATTATTTCCTAAAGTCCAGAAACTTCTGTTTGTCTAGGGAACTCATCCATGGCATCTGTGTGAAGGACAGGGACCAAAATGAGCTTGGCCATTCTCAGGTAAGCAGAGGAGAGACTTTCCCTGGACTTCCGCTGTCCCCTCCTAGGTGATCTCACATGTGACCTGAGTGCCAATATGAGTTTGAGAAGACTTTTCCTGGGCCCATCCTCATTTTCTCTTAAATCCACCCACATTTCTTTGTTCAGAACAGGCTTCTTGCATCATTTCAGGTGGGGGGGCTGGGTAAGGACACAACTCCTGGTGGAGCCATCCCCCTTTACCTTGTCAGACTTGGCCATGAACCCTGACTCTTCAGTATAGCCCCACACACTGTGTAACTGCCTCCTGAcatctcttctctgtcctcagagAGCTGCAGCCGTGGGTATCACCCAAGTGGTTATTTCTCGGATCACAATGGCAGCCCCTGGCATGAGTAAGATGGGAAACACCTCCTATCTTGGGGGAACCCTTGAGTACCTGGTAGAGGCCTCAGTTACCTTCAGCTTTCAAGTGGGAGGTGGGACACCTTCTCAAGCTGTTTTCTGGGAGGGCTGAAAGCCCAGGGAACACACACATGTTCTTAGAATATCATCAGTTCATTCGATTTGGGGGAGCAGGTTAACTTCATTTAGCTGATATTCACTAAGCAACAGTGGGGGTGTCTGGGAGACCGTGGTAGAAGCAGAGCCCCGCAGGCCCCCTGCTTTTCAGCAGGGGCGTATGCACAATAGGATACACAGTTTGTTTGCACAAGCCTGCAAAGCACTTTTGATTTTGAGAAGGATGCTTCGAGTCCAGGGCCGAATGAAGTGTGTCTACCTTCTGTTGCTGGTGAACACATTTTGGGAAGCATGCTTTCTTGGGGACTGGGGAGAGTCTGGATAGCAGTGCCTACGCAGTctgtttttctggagctgaggtcTGTGGTACGACTGCAGCAGTGGGGCTTGGGGAGAGTCGCCCACCCTCCTCAGCTGCTCTGTCTCCTCCAGTCCTGTTACCAGTCATCATGGAGCGGCTGGAGAGGCTACGGATGGTGCAGGTAGGAGGCTTCTCCCTGCCTGGAGCCCCAGAAACTGGCCCTCCTCTTTCCCAAGAGCCACCACCCCATCTTACTCAAGTAGAGCCCGTGCCGCTTTCTACCAGCCCGTTTCCGATGTGAGCACAGGCCTCCTGACCTTGTCTGCAGAGAGCCAGGGGATCCCTTCTCCCCATTAGGGTAGCAGATCCTGGCCTGGCTGCCAGCTGGTGGGTAGGTGTGGTGGCTTAGGTGCAGGCTCAGCTGCAGGTGTCTGAGCCCCATGGgggtctctgtctttttcttgttttgtgcaGAAGGCCAGAGTGCTGCATGCTCCCCTGCAGGTCTTGTTGTGCGGCTGCTTGTGAGTATATGGCTTTGGTGGTTTGGGGTCTTTGCAGGCTGGAGCGCTTGGGACCTGTCTTCTGACCTGTCTTCAGAAGTGGCCAGGCTGTGCACAGTGGCTCATGTCATATCCTAGCAGCACCCAGATGGCCGAGCTGGAGTTCTTCCCAGGGTCCCCTCTCCCTCAGGTCTAGAGCAGTTTTAGAGAAGATATAAGAACGAGGAGGCAGAGGTTGGTTGGGCTGTCAGGTATTCCGGCCTCACAGACAGGGAAAATGGCATGTCACGGCAGCATTCTTAGGGACTTGGCCTCTGACCAGTACCATTAATTGTGCCCTCCCAGTGATAGTTCTTCCTTTGCCTGTGTGGCACGGGTGGCCGTGACCTTGGAGTCTGCAGTTTACTGTTCTTCCATCATCATTTTCTTCGCATGGAGGAATATGGGGGTGAAGTGGGGGTTGGAGTGAGCGGAAGGGACACTGATTTTTATCACCAACTCAAGAAGAGTTAGTTTTCTggactatagctcagtggtagagtgcttccctaggATGTACaggaccctgagttcagttcccaaccaGGGGAGTGGCGCACAGGGATGTCATCCcagtagaggtaggaggatcagtgTTCAAGGTCAGTGTCAGCCTCAGCTGATCCTGCCCCTGGACTACATGACCCGGTCTTAAAACAAAACCTGGCATAGAGAAGGGCTGGAGGAAGGCAGGTCAGATGTGTGGGCTCAGTGTGTGGCCAGACCAGGGACATGTCCTTAACACTCTCCTCTTTTCTTACAGCCTTCTCTTCATGGTGCCAGTGGCATGTGGGCTCTTCCCTCAGGAATGGTATCTGCCATTTGTTGCCTGCTCTGTTTTATCCAACGCCCTGCTACTGCTCCCACTCTGACTTGCTGAGAGAgggatgcacaggaagtagatgTTCCTAAGGACAGGTGCCCAGCCACCTAAAACTCTGGCTTTGTAAGGCCGTGTGAATGGCATACCAGCCAGGACtctgaggagttgggggagaagcCAGGATTAGAGCTTTTCCCACCAGTGCCTTAGAGAGATGGTGGGGGGCAACAGGAAACTTCTTGTCCTGCTGGGTGAGTGTTAGGAAGGTCACTTCTGGCTGGTTGAACAAGGCACTTCTGGCTCACCTTCGGGTCTGTGCACGGACTTGTACCTCTCGGCTTCCTCTGTTTCCtggaccggggggggggggggggggggtgagggggttaGAGATGATGGGAAAGGGATGTCAGCTTGAGGCTGTTTCCAGGAAACAGGTGTAGTTGGTGTATGACCTGAGATAGTAGCGGCTCTGCCCTCCGTATGCATtctctggccactggccagtcaCCTCCTGTGTCCTGAGCACCATGCTTACAAACTTGTGAGAAAGACAGACGTTTAAACTAAAAACTTCAGTCCAGGGAGAATGATGTGGAGGTGAGAAGTAACATTTATTCTGACACATAGAGGCCAATAGTAATTTTGGCTGGAAAAATCAGGAATTAGGTGTGAAGTTTGAACTTGCAGTCCCACACTGGGGTAGGGTGTGGGGCTAATGCAGGAGgagcaagagttcaaggccagcaccgTGACTAAGAGCAGTTTAGGCCAAGGAGGATTTGTTCCTGTATTTTTTAT
Protein-coding regions in this window:
- the Sfxn2 gene encoding sideroflexin-2 isoform X2, yielding MEAGLSGFNIDAPRWDQCTFLGRVRHFFNITDPRTIFASEQELDWAKAMVEKSRMGLVPPGTQVEQLLYAKKLYDSAFHPDTGEKMNVIGRMSFQVPGGMIITGFMLQFYRTMPAVIFWQWVNQSFNALVNYTNRNAASPTSVRQMALSYFTATTTAVATAVGMNMWTKRAPPLVGRWVPFAAVAAANCVNIPMMRQQELIHGICVKDRDQNELGHSQRAAAVGITQVVISRITMAAPGMILLPVIMERLERLRMVQKARVLHAPLQVLLCGCFLLFMVPVACGLFPQEWYLPFVACSVLSNALLLLPL